The Prevotella sp. E9-3 genome has a window encoding:
- a CDS encoding DUF3575 domain-containing protein, which produces MLEAQTIDKRTKLVPDTLALADRFSVRTNTVDWLLLTPNIGVEYELRGVEWNHWAIGMNFRYNWQTNHTYQPAQVYNIAEAKADVRYYWRTRSYYSKSERQLYSANTKKRNIFKRLTSTLRDSVLHPNATYYRGAFLAYSKYSFLLFGNKGYQGNAITAGLTIGMVKPLYQFAGGNSIDLDMGLNLGVCFTENDEYFHDRESDCYPLVKHNDWSVVPFPVLNEARIAFVYRLGTRSMMHKYRWRYDVEQRYRERMDSIMDDELKRIETERTNRKYLEGMDAHFERIYNKVYADTLVTIRQRMANEEKQQAQQAAAKKMAEEQRKQEAARIKEDNKKLKKQAKEEKPSEEQLPKTDEQQPQAEEQQPQAEEQGKEEAK; this is translated from the coding sequence ATGTTAGAGGCACAAACAATAGATAAGCGTACTAAATTAGTTCCCGATACGCTAGCATTGGCCGACCGTTTTTCTGTTCGGACCAATACTGTTGATTGGCTACTACTCACTCCCAATATCGGCGTTGAATACGAACTGAGAGGGGTAGAGTGGAATCATTGGGCGATTGGTATGAACTTTCGCTATAATTGGCAGACAAATCACACTTACCAGCCCGCACAGGTTTATAATATAGCTGAGGCAAAAGCAGATGTCCGCTATTATTGGCGAACTCGTTCCTATTATAGCAAGAGTGAACGTCAGTTGTATTCTGCAAATACTAAAAAACGTAACATTTTTAAGCGGCTGACATCAACACTGCGTGACTCTGTTCTCCATCCCAATGCTACTTATTATCGTGGAGCATTCCTTGCGTATAGCAAATACTCTTTTCTTCTTTTCGGTAACAAGGGTTACCAAGGAAATGCTATTACTGCTGGATTGACCATTGGCATGGTAAAACCGCTTTACCAGTTTGCTGGCGGAAATAGCATCGATCTTGACATGGGACTCAACTTGGGAGTCTGCTTTACTGAGAATGATGAATATTTTCATGATCGAGAGAGCGACTGCTACCCCCTTGTAAAGCACAATGACTGGTCTGTCGTTCCTTTCCCCGTACTCAACGAGGCACGCATTGCTTTTGTTTACCGTTTGGGCACACGTTCTATGATGCACAAATACCGTTGGCGCTATGATGTGGAGCAGCGCTATCGTGAACGTATGGACAGTATAATGGATGATGAGTTGAAACGCATTGAAACCGAGCGAACTAATCGTAAGTATCTGGAAGGAATGGATGCTCATTTCGAACGTATATATAATAAGGTTTATGCCGACACACTCGTTACGATACGTCAGCGTATGGCCAATGAGGAGAAGCAGCAGGCTCAGCAGGCTGCTGCAAAGAAAATGGCTGAAGAGCAGCGTAAGCAAGAAGCCGCTCGAATCAAAGAGGATAATAAGAAACTGAAGAAACAGGCCAAAGAGGAAAAGCCTTCTGAGGAACAACTTCCCAAAACCGATGAACAACAACCACAGGCAGAGGAGCAGCAGCCCCAAGCCGAAGAACAAGGAAAGGAGGAAGCTAAATGA
- a CDS encoding DUF3575 domain-containing protein, translating into MLKKVFLAILITLLTLTDVRAQMLAASTELSSDLLMMPSFGFEMVTGERTTLGISVLGTNKPWGKDVKAIALQPELRYYFSGRPMNHEFIGFGALASNYDITWAGKIYEGSSIGGGLIFGYVLALSKRINLDFHAGFAAIFYRQKEYFVGDHYDTEYPTDGVISTNAHGYTLLPTRIGVSLTYILK; encoded by the coding sequence ATGCTGAAAAAAGTATTTCTCGCAATACTCATCACCCTGCTCACTCTGACAGATGTAAGAGCACAGATGCTGGCCGCAAGTACTGAATTGTCCAGCGACCTGCTTATGATGCCATCGTTTGGCTTTGAAATGGTTACGGGCGAACGCACCACACTGGGTATTAGTGTTTTAGGAACCAACAAGCCTTGGGGGAAAGATGTCAAGGCAATTGCCCTACAGCCAGAATTGAGATACTACTTCTCTGGGCGCCCGATGAACCATGAGTTTATAGGCTTTGGAGCCCTTGCTTCCAATTACGACATTACTTGGGCCGGAAAAATATATGAAGGTTCCTCCATAGGTGGCGGTCTCATTTTCGGATACGTTCTTGCGCTTTCCAAACGAATCAATCTTGATTTCCATGCTGGTTTCGCTGCAATCTTCTATCGGCAGAAAGAATACTTTGTCGGCGACCACTACGATACTGAATATCCCACCGATGGAGTCATCTCTACCAATGCTCACGGATATACGCTCTTACCTACCCGCATCGGCGTGTCACTTACCTATATATTAAAATAG
- the hemW gene encoding radical SAM family heme chaperone HemW, translating to MAGLYIHIPFCKSRCIYCGFYSTTHEELKQRYVEAVCKEMESFTPTFSTPKDNRIETIYLGGGTPSQLSAEQLNQLFIYINKVYGLEHAKEITMECNPDDLTEEYVERLVQLPINRISMGVQTFSNERLQFLHRRHTAEQIPVAVERLRKAGINNISIDLMYGFPGESLNDWHYDIQQALALDVEHLSAYCLMIEEGTPLYKQYLKNTEKFTVDEELERQMYNDLIDRLEAAGYEHYEISNFAKPGYRSRHNSSYWNQTPYIGLGAAAHSYNGKDCRRWNIDHIKTYIEGIEKGEQVYEQEPIDDDTRYNDIVMTALRTRDGICLSQLTTAQQSYCMKEAKRFLDDGLLELVAGHLRITRKGLFVSNMIMSELMIVNE from the coding sequence ATGGCTGGACTGTACATACATATTCCTTTCTGCAAAAGCCGCTGCATATACTGCGGTTTCTATTCTACCACTCACGAAGAGTTGAAACAAAGATATGTAGAGGCAGTATGCAAGGAAATGGAATCTTTCACACCAACCTTCTCTACGCCCAAAGATAACAGGATAGAAACAATCTATCTGGGGGGCGGTACACCCAGTCAGCTGTCTGCCGAACAGTTGAATCAGCTCTTTATATATATTAATAAGGTATATGGACTGGAACATGCGAAAGAGATCACCATGGAGTGCAATCCCGATGACCTTACAGAAGAGTATGTTGAGCGTTTGGTTCAACTCCCCATCAACCGCATTTCCATGGGCGTGCAGACATTCAGCAACGAACGACTCCAATTTCTGCATCGCCGGCATACTGCCGAACAAATACCCGTAGCCGTGGAACGACTGAGAAAAGCAGGTATCAACAATATTAGTATAGACCTGATGTATGGTTTCCCTGGCGAGAGCCTCAACGACTGGCACTACGACATACAGCAGGCATTGGCGCTCGACGTTGAACACCTGTCGGCCTACTGCCTCATGATAGAAGAAGGCACCCCACTCTACAAACAGTATCTGAAGAATACGGAAAAGTTTACTGTTGACGAGGAACTGGAGCGTCAGATGTACAACGACCTCATAGACCGACTGGAAGCCGCCGGCTATGAGCACTACGAAATAAGCAACTTTGCAAAACCGGGCTATCGTTCACGCCACAACAGCAGCTATTGGAACCAGACGCCCTACATAGGACTCGGTGCTGCAGCCCATAGTTACAACGGAAAGGACTGCAGACGGTGGAACATTGATCACATCAAGACTTACATAGAAGGCATAGAAAAAGGAGAACAGGTCTATGAGCAAGAACCCATTGACGATGATACTCGCTACAACGACATCGTGATGACTGCCTTGCGCACCCGTGACGGTATCTGTCTTTCCCAACTTACAACAGCACAACAGTCCTATTGCATGAAAGAAGCCAAGCGATTTCTGGATGACGGCTTGCTGGAACTTGTTGCCGGACATCTGCGGATAACAAGAAAAGGGCTATTTGTGAGCAATATGATCATGAGCGAACTGATGATAGTAAATGAATAA
- a CDS encoding UDP-glucuronic acid decarboxylase family protein, producing MKRILVTGGAGFIGSHLCERLVNEGHDVICLDNFYSGSKENVWHLIGKPNFELVRHDVVNPYWAEVDEIYNLACPASPIYYQHDPIQTTKTSVFGAFHMLGLARRTHCKILQASTSEVYGDPNVHPQPETYWGNVNPHGERSCYDEGKRCAEALFFDYHRLHHVRIKIIRIFNTYGPRMAINDGRVVSNFVVQALKGEDITIYGDGQQTRSFQYVSDLIDGMTRVMATGDDFTGPVNLGNPGEFTMLELAELVLKKVGGKSKLVFKPLPSDDPKMRRPDITKAKTELGWEPKVKLDEGLDQIIDYFRTKLDIR from the coding sequence ATGAAACGAATATTGGTTACGGGTGGAGCAGGCTTCATTGGCTCCCATCTTTGTGAGAGATTGGTCAATGAGGGGCATGATGTCATTTGTTTGGACAATTTCTATAGTGGCTCTAAAGAGAACGTATGGCATCTCATTGGCAAGCCTAATTTCGAATTGGTGCGCCACGATGTAGTTAATCCTTACTGGGCTGAGGTTGATGAGATTTATAATCTGGCATGTCCGGCATCTCCCATCTACTATCAGCACGATCCCATTCAGACCACCAAGACTTCTGTCTTCGGTGCTTTCCACATGCTGGGTCTGGCTCGTCGCACTCATTGTAAGATTCTTCAGGCATCTACCAGCGAGGTATATGGCGATCCCAATGTTCATCCACAGCCCGAAACCTATTGGGGCAATGTGAATCCTCATGGTGAGCGTTCTTGCTATGACGAGGGTAAGCGTTGTGCCGAGGCATTGTTCTTCGACTACCACCGTTTGCATCATGTTCGCATCAAGATTATCCGTATTTTCAATACCTATGGTCCGCGTATGGCTATCAACGATGGTCGTGTGGTTTCCAATTTTGTGGTTCAGGCCTTGAAGGGTGAGGATATTACCATTTATGGTGATGGACAGCAGACTCGTTCATTCCAGTATGTCAGCGACCTTATTGATGGTATGACACGCGTGATGGCTACTGGCGATGATTTCACTGGTCCTGTCAATCTTGGCAATCCAGGTGAGTTCACCATGCTCGAACTGGCAGAACTGGTACTGAAGAAGGTTGGCGGAAAGAGTAAGCTGGTGTTCAAGCCTCTTCCCAGTGATGATCCTAAGATGCGTCGTCCCGACATTACGAAGGCAAAGACAGAGTTAGGTTGGGAACCGAAAGTAAAACTCGACGAGGGTCTTGATCAAATTATTGATTATTTCCGAACCAAACTCGATATTCGCTAA
- a CDS encoding fimbrillin family protein, whose amino-acid sequence MNKQLAFLLLGSVVLASCTQDADEMLASQVEINDNTPVAIRLGWRNTTLETKAGLEGTIPQTDSLGVFMLAIDKQPHNMLAPSPSWLEPNGAWMDNQRAKIDAVGNICFYNHDFTADSTCYYPLDSYYKYNFFAYQPFSEDIIKDDNDCTVVFKDLYGTKDIIWGRSTMPTDAYANYAYSARYYLINRENPLIPVIHFEHKLMRLRFSLGGLNPTGDPAYNDFEKLTLLKLWIKNVPTEAQLDIVSGHFEADWGDTSILNNIYLCDADDQPFTPIKIESTTPQSIGQPIMLPIPNGEDRFKLGMQFSSEGNDSTIYEVNVTLDKTGFVAGHGYNVKILVPGLDYIIPEPTVIDIVEEKE is encoded by the coding sequence ATGAACAAACAGTTAGCATTTCTACTTCTGGGATCTGTCGTCTTGGCTTCCTGTACACAGGATGCTGATGAGATGCTTGCATCCCAAGTCGAAATCAATGACAATACTCCTGTAGCCATCCGGCTGGGGTGGAGGAACACCACCCTTGAAACAAAGGCTGGCTTGGAGGGAACCATTCCCCAGACCGACAGCCTGGGAGTTTTCATGCTGGCTATCGACAAACAGCCGCATAATATGCTCGCCCCATCCCCTTCGTGGCTCGAGCCAAATGGCGCTTGGATGGACAATCAAAGGGCAAAGATAGATGCAGTAGGCAATATTTGCTTCTACAACCATGACTTTACGGCCGATTCTACCTGTTACTATCCTTTGGATAGCTACTATAAATATAACTTCTTCGCTTATCAACCCTTCAGCGAGGACATCATAAAAGATGACAATGATTGTACTGTCGTCTTTAAAGACCTTTACGGCACTAAGGATATCATTTGGGGACGTTCAACAATGCCCACAGATGCATATGCCAACTACGCTTATAGTGCACGTTACTATCTGATAAATAGAGAAAATCCACTCATCCCAGTTATTCACTTCGAGCACAAACTGATGCGTTTAAGGTTCTCGTTGGGAGGCTTGAATCCTACAGGAGATCCTGCTTACAACGACTTTGAGAAACTGACACTCCTGAAACTTTGGATTAAAAATGTTCCTACTGAGGCACAACTGGACATTGTTTCTGGACATTTTGAGGCTGATTGGGGTGACACATCCATACTGAATAACATCTACCTGTGTGATGCTGACGACCAGCCATTTACACCGATAAAAATAGAAAGTACCACACCACAGTCCATTGGACAGCCCATCATGCTGCCAATACCCAATGGAGAAGATAGGTTCAAATTGGGTATGCAGTTTAGCAGTGAAGGAAACGACAGCACCATTTATGAGGTAAACGTCACGCTCGACAAAACAGGCTTTGTTGCTGGTCACGGATACAATGTAAAAATCTTGGTGCCTGGACTGGATTATATAATTCCTGAACCCACTGTTATTGACATTGTGGAGGAAAAAGAATAG
- a CDS encoding fimbrillin family protein, with translation MNKYFFIAIAAVGLFSACSSHDDDFATNDSVGGNVISDDARMPIKLSFGQKVTRGTGTVGGGFKDIKNVTEDNFWAGQSVTIFMTDKNTLKPSEFNGIKIFNHEEFIAPDASLDVETGIALPANDSVRYYPASGAFDFWGYRLDDAIQSAPVTNATNDTTSIDFTIDGTQDIMVAKAIPSSQDTTDVITYSVANNSAIDATEAGKRIYSAYAARAGVQPELKFRHLLSRLKFYVKAGQFEAKDINIDSIKVISPVSGKLIVAHLGDENEVKRIVWEDTTDSLTLMQRDLSDSNPKNANLIDLVPVKPTVKVANKNDWNTTEVDTVEVGEAILVAPGIRDSQNPLDDKYNITIFMSQNVRKYYNPSDHINPETGSPYTDDENVKKETYSNVSKAISRELEAGKSYNILITVYGLSEIDVTTTLVPWVDGEGFTIIPEDEGFDY, from the coding sequence ATGAATAAGTATTTTTTCATCGCAATCGCAGCAGTAGGACTGTTCAGCGCTTGTTCGTCTCATGACGATGATTTTGCCACAAACGATTCTGTAGGTGGTAATGTGATTTCTGATGATGCGCGTATGCCCATCAAACTCTCTTTTGGCCAGAAAGTAACTCGCGGTACCGGTACCGTAGGTGGTGGATTCAAGGATATCAAGAATGTCACTGAAGATAACTTCTGGGCTGGTCAGAGTGTTACTATTTTTATGACAGACAAAAACACCCTCAAGCCTTCTGAATTCAATGGCATAAAGATTTTCAACCATGAAGAGTTCATTGCTCCCGATGCATCTCTGGACGTGGAGACCGGTATTGCACTTCCTGCTAACGACAGTGTGAGATACTATCCTGCATCTGGAGCTTTCGACTTCTGGGGCTATCGTCTTGATGATGCTATTCAGAGTGCTCCTGTTACCAATGCTACTAATGACACCACATCAATAGACTTTACTATTGACGGTACTCAAGACATTATGGTAGCTAAAGCTATTCCTAGCTCTCAGGACACAACTGATGTTATAACCTATAGCGTAGCAAATAATAGTGCCATTGACGCAACCGAAGCAGGAAAGCGTATCTATTCTGCTTATGCAGCACGTGCTGGTGTACAGCCTGAGTTGAAGTTCCGCCACTTGCTCTCTCGCCTGAAGTTCTACGTAAAGGCTGGTCAGTTCGAGGCAAAAGACATTAACATCGACTCTATCAAGGTTATCTCACCCGTTTCCGGTAAGTTGATCGTAGCTCATCTGGGCGATGAGAACGAAGTAAAACGTATTGTATGGGAAGATACAACCGATTCGCTGACACTGATGCAGCGTGACCTGTCTGATTCAAATCCAAAGAACGCCAATCTGATTGACCTCGTTCCTGTAAAGCCCACTGTTAAAGTTGCCAACAAGAACGATTGGAATACCACTGAGGTTGACACTGTTGAAGTGGGTGAAGCCATTCTCGTAGCTCCTGGTATCCGTGATTCTCAGAATCCTCTGGACGACAAGTACAACATCACTATCTTCATGAGTCAGAACGTAAGAAAGTACTATAATCCAAGTGATCATATCAATCCTGAAACCGGTTCTCCTTACACAGACGACGAGAATGTGAAGAAGGAAACCTATAGCAATGTTTCAAAGGCTATCAGCCGTGAGTTGGAAGCTGGCAAGTCTTACAACATTCTTATCACTGTCTATGGTCTTAGCGAGATTGACGTTACTACCACACTCGTTCCATGGGTAGATGGAGAAGGCTTTACAATTATTCCTGAAGACGAAGGTTTCGATTATTAA
- a CDS encoding fimbrillin family protein produces MRKNILMLSLGLLVLSSCSVQDDDTINVQAEPDDNSPVLIQLGSGYNVGISRATIESENDGRFSSDSLGVFMLARLKTAINPETDPLTWTPGDVYQADVAKLDNEWALVNKANGRIFFRNKEGQDYGEITYHYYPIDNWYAYRFYAYQPFRTDDKVTVSDDDQRIVHYTDLDGTQDIICGSTPLTLNAQPLTDLAYCSKYFHMNGHTEEVPNIAFKHMQMRLQFYLVGEGDTTWTDPVNHPEDYTISYNDCNDMVLTELCVLSVPTKADLTVANLDDSEPSLVYDWSGPKADLYLRDRNAVVQPGEEEPRLSPVAVNGELTETIREGGVIIGADNTEKLPVGMPIMLPYDKVGVYQVAMKFESQSTGDKFTVHRIDLRPNNPYQSGKTYKIKIKVGSPQKVSVTATLAGWEDDGEGELILN; encoded by the coding sequence ATGAGAAAAAATATTTTGATGCTCTCACTTGGACTGTTGGTACTGTCATCCTGCTCTGTGCAGGATGACGATACCATCAACGTCCAGGCAGAGCCTGATGACAACAGCCCCGTACTCATTCAGCTAGGCTCAGGATATAATGTAGGCATTAGCCGAGCCACTATCGAGAGTGAGAACGACGGTCGCTTCTCGTCAGACAGCCTCGGCGTTTTTATGCTGGCTCGACTAAAGACAGCAATCAATCCCGAGACCGATCCCTTGACTTGGACACCAGGTGATGTTTATCAGGCTGATGTGGCAAAACTGGACAACGAATGGGCATTGGTCAACAAGGCCAACGGAAGAATATTCTTCCGCAACAAGGAGGGACAAGACTATGGTGAGATAACTTACCATTACTATCCCATCGACAACTGGTATGCCTATCGTTTCTATGCTTATCAGCCATTCCGCACCGACGACAAGGTGACGGTAAGCGATGATGACCAGCGTATTGTCCATTATACCGATTTGGATGGTACACAGGACATTATCTGCGGTTCAACACCGTTGACGTTGAACGCACAGCCTTTGACAGATTTGGCTTACTGCTCAAAGTATTTCCACATGAATGGACATACTGAGGAAGTGCCTAACATCGCATTCAAACACATGCAGATGCGACTCCAGTTCTATCTCGTGGGTGAAGGCGATACCACATGGACCGACCCAGTTAACCATCCAGAGGATTATACCATCAGCTACAACGACTGCAATGATATGGTTCTTACAGAACTGTGTGTACTCAGCGTACCAACAAAGGCTGATTTGACAGTGGCCAATCTTGATGACAGCGAACCTTCACTCGTTTACGATTGGAGTGGACCTAAGGCCGATTTGTATCTTCGCGACCGTAATGCCGTTGTGCAGCCTGGTGAGGAAGAACCTCGCTTAAGTCCGGTTGCAGTAAACGGTGAGCTCACTGAGACAATCCGTGAGGGTGGTGTCATCATAGGTGCCGACAACACTGAGAAACTCCCTGTAGGAATGCCCATCATGCTTCCATACGATAAAGTTGGAGTATATCAGGTGGCCATGAAGTTCGAGAGTCAAAGTACTGGCGATAAGTTTACTGTACACCGTATCGACCTGCGTCCAAACAATCCTTACCAGTCAGGCAAGACCTACAAGATTAAAATTAAGGTAGGCAGCCCACAGAAAGTGTCGGTTACTGCTACTCTTGCAGGATGGGAAGACGATGGAGAAGGTGAGTTGATACTGAACTAA
- a CDS encoding AMP-binding protein, translated as METGSSFNEYIKTAILKNWDADALTDYQGQTLQYHDVARKIEKLHILFENCGMQKGDKIAICGRNSAHWAVTFLATLTYGAVAVPILHEFNAEQIHNIVNHSESRLLFVGDYVAKEITPSEMPHLEGIVNIPDFSLMESRSESLTYAREHLNYMFGQKYPKNFRKEHINYHEDSPHELALINYTSGTTGFSKGVMLPYRGLWGNVDFCLKRLGEFIPSGSPVLDILPMAHMYGLSIEFLFGFCNGSHLFFLNRLPSPTLIAKAFTDIQPAIVISVPLIIEKIIRKKVFPIIQSNRMRLLLSMPVISKKVKEKICEQVYAAFGGKAYEVIVGGAPLSKEVEQFLMSIGFPITVGYGATECSPLISYRDYHEFVSGSCGKAIDHMEVCIASNDPRNIPGEILARGTNVMLGYYKNEEATKEALDEDGWYHTGDLGTMDSDGNIFIRGRIKNMLLGANGQNIYPEEIEDKLNSMPMIAESVVVQDGEKLVALVYPDQDELMNFTHEELESIMEQNRHDINEQLPAYSRITSIKLHNEEFAKTPKKSIKRYLYQA; from the coding sequence ATGGAAACCGGTTCAAGTTTTAACGAATATATCAAAACAGCCATCCTTAAGAATTGGGATGCTGACGCATTAACCGACTATCAAGGGCAGACTCTTCAATACCACGATGTGGCAAGAAAGATAGAGAAACTGCACATTCTGTTTGAGAATTGTGGTATGCAGAAAGGCGACAAAATAGCCATCTGCGGACGCAACTCGGCTCATTGGGCTGTAACATTCCTGGCCACACTGACCTATGGTGCTGTGGCAGTACCTATACTTCATGAATTCAACGCTGAGCAGATTCACAATATCGTGAACCACTCGGAGTCTCGATTGTTATTTGTCGGCGATTATGTAGCCAAGGAGATAACGCCCAGCGAAATGCCTCATCTTGAGGGAATCGTAAACATTCCCGATTTTTCACTGATGGAATCGAGGTCGGAATCGCTCACGTACGCACGCGAACATTTAAATTATATGTTCGGTCAGAAATATCCCAAGAACTTCCGCAAGGAGCACATTAACTATCATGAGGATTCACCCCATGAGTTAGCACTTATTAATTACACCAGTGGCACTACCGGTTTCTCGAAAGGTGTAATGCTGCCCTATCGCGGACTATGGGGTAATGTAGATTTCTGTCTGAAGCGCCTGGGAGAGTTTATCCCATCAGGTTCACCCGTGCTTGATATTCTGCCGATGGCTCACATGTACGGTCTTTCTATCGAGTTCCTGTTTGGTTTCTGCAACGGAAGCCACCTGTTCTTCTTGAACCGTTTGCCATCGCCCACCCTTATTGCTAAGGCCTTCACTGATATTCAGCCGGCCATTGTGATTTCGGTTCCGTTGATTATCGAGAAGATTATTCGCAAGAAAGTATTCCCAATCATTCAAAGCAACCGCATGAGACTGCTTCTTTCAATGCCTGTCATTTCGAAAAAGGTGAAAGAGAAAATCTGCGAACAGGTGTATGCAGCATTTGGCGGAAAAGCTTATGAGGTGATTGTGGGTGGAGCTCCATTGTCGAAAGAGGTGGAACAGTTCCTCATGTCTATAGGATTCCCCATCACAGTAGGATATGGTGCCACTGAGTGTTCGCCACTGATAAGCTATCGTGACTATCACGAATTTGTGAGCGGATCGTGCGGAAAAGCTATCGACCACATGGAGGTATGCATAGCCAGCAACGACCCACGCAACATACCTGGTGAGATTCTGGCACGAGGCACTAATGTAATGTTGGGCTACTACAAGAATGAAGAAGCCACCAAAGAGGCTCTTGACGAAGACGGATGGTACCACACAGGCGACCTAGGCACAATGGATTCAGATGGAAACATCTTTATCCGTGGCCGCATCAAGAATATGCTACTGGGTGCCAATGGTCAGAACATATACCCCGAGGAAATCGAGGACAAGCTGAACTCAATGCCTATGATTGCTGAGAGCGTGGTGGTTCAGGATGGTGAGAAACTGGTGGCATTGGTGTACCCCGACCAAGATGAGTTGATGAATTTCACCCATGAGGAGCTGGAAAGCATCATGGAGCAGAATCGTCACGACATCAACGAGCAGTTGCCTGCCTATAGTCGTATCACATCAATAAAGTTGCACAACGAGGAGTTTGCGAAGACTCCAAAGAAGAGCATCAAAAGATACCTTTATCAAGCTTAA
- a CDS encoding AMP-binding protein, producing the protein MEKIPSFNELIEQSVINNWDANALTDYKGQTLQYHDVARKIEKLHILFENSGIQKGDKIALCGRNSSQWAAAFLATLTYGAVAVPILHEFMADQIHNIVNHSDARILFVGDHVGTIIDPQQMPHLEGIISNTDYSLIVSRTDKLTYAREHLNELYGKKYPKYFRKEHVSYYHEQSPDELALINYTSGTTGFSKGVMIPYRALWSNYDFACDVLGKTVEKGDNVISILPMAHMYGMAFEFIYEFLHGCHVYYLNRTPSPAIIAQAFADIKPKIIIAVPLVIEKIIRKKVFPKIQNNRMRLLLGMPVISKKVREMICQEVIKAFGGKIYEVIIGGAAFNQEVEQFLHRMNFPYTVGYGATECAPIICYSDWHTFAPGSCGRAVLHMEVKIDSNDPAKVPGEILARGLNVMLGYYKNDEATKQTIDKDGWYHTGDLGTMDAEGNVFINGRCKNMLLGANGQNIYPEEIEDKLNSMPMVVESIVVQRENKLVALVHPDLDEARSMNFSEKDIENIMEQNRNTLNQQLPAYEKISEVEIFQEEFEKTPKKSIKRYMYN; encoded by the coding sequence ATGGAAAAGATACCAAGTTTTAATGAGTTGATTGAACAGAGCGTCATCAATAACTGGGACGCTAATGCACTGACCGACTATAAAGGCCAAACTTTACAATACCACGATGTAGCCCGCAAGATAGAGAAGTTGCACATTCTGTTTGAGAATTCAGGCATTCAGAAAGGCGACAAAATTGCTTTATGCGGAAGAAACAGCAGTCAGTGGGCTGCCGCTTTCCTGGCTACTCTGACATACGGCGCCGTTGCTGTGCCTATCCTTCATGAGTTTATGGCCGACCAGATTCACAATATTGTGAACCATTCTGACGCTCGCATCCTTTTTGTAGGTGATCACGTTGGCACTATTATTGACCCACAGCAGATGCCACATTTGGAAGGCATCATCAGTAATACCGACTACTCGCTTATAGTGAGTCGCACAGACAAACTGACTTATGCCCGCGAACATCTAAACGAACTGTACGGAAAGAAATACCCCAAATACTTCCGCAAAGAGCACGTGAGCTATTATCACGAGCAAAGTCCTGACGAGCTTGCCCTTATCAACTACACCAGCGGTACAACAGGTTTTTCAAAGGGCGTAATGATTCCTTATCGCGCTCTGTGGTCGAACTATGACTTTGCCTGTGACGTATTGGGCAAGACTGTGGAGAAGGGCGACAACGTCATTTCTATCCTGCCAATGGCTCACATGTATGGCATGGCCTTTGAGTTTATCTACGAGTTCCTGCACGGATGTCATGTGTACTACCTGAACCGTACGCCATCGCCAGCTATCATTGCACAGGCCTTTGCCGATATCAAGCCGAAGATTATCATTGCCGTACCACTGGTGATTGAGAAAATCATCCGCAAGAAGGTATTCCCCAAAATACAGAACAACCGCATGCGACTCCTGTTGGGCATGCCAGTCATATCCAAGAAGGTGCGCGAGATGATTTGTCAGGAGGTGATAAAAGCCTTCGGTGGCAAGATCTACGAAGTAATTATTGGCGGAGCTGCTTTCAATCAGGAAGTGGAACAATTCCTTCATCGCATGAACTTCCCATACACCGTGGGCTATGGTGCTACGGAATGTGCGCCGATTATCTGTTATTCAGACTGGCACACCTTTGCTCCCGGCTCATGTGGACGCGCTGTGCTGCACATGGAGGTAAAAATAGACTCCAACGATCCTGCTAAAGTTCCCGGGGAGATTCTGGCACGTGGACTGAACGTGATGTTAGGCTACTACAAGAACGACGAGGCAACAAAACAGACCATCGACAAGGATGGATGGTACCACACTGGAGACTTGGGCACCATGGATGCCGAAGGCAACGTATTCATCAACGGCCGTTGCAAGAACATGCTTTTGGGTGCTAATGGCCAGAATATCTATCCTGAAGAGATTGAAGACAAGCTCAATTCCATGCCAATGGTAGTAGAAAGCATTGTAGTACAGCGTGAGAACAAGCTGGTGGCACTGGTTCATCCAGACTTAGATGAAGCTCGCAGCATGAACTTCTCGGAAAAAGACATTGAGAACATCATGGAACAGAATCGCAACACGCTGAATCAGCAGCTGCCTGCCTACGAGAAGATATCGGAAGTTGAGATTTTCCAAGAAGAATTCGAAAAAACGCCAAAGAAGAGCATTAAGAGATACATGTATAATTAG